A window of Micromonospora eburnea genomic DNA:
GCTGGCCGTGGTAGTGCCGGACGTGCGGGTGCTGATGATCCTGGCCTACCTGCCCATGCTGATCATCGGCGCGCCGTTCGGCTGGCCGCCCGTCGACTACGCGGAGATCTTCAACTGGACGCTGGCCGCGAAGTTCTCCGGGCTCGTCGCCGGGGTGCTGCTCGCCGCCGCCGTGCTGGCCTGGCAGCGGCGTACCGCGGGGTCCTGCGTGGCGTGTGGCCGGGACGGCGACGAGGCGGGCTGGACCACTCCGGCGGCCGCCGCCCGTTGGGGACGCTGGGCGGCGTGGTCGGCCGCCGCCATCCCGCTCGTGTACGCGGCCACCCGGTTCGCCTGGGTGCTGGGCATCCCCCTCGGCCTCTCCCGGGAGTTCCTCACCGAGATGCACGACAACGGACTGGTCTGGGCCGGCGCCGGCCTCGGCGCGTTCGCCACGGTCGGGGCGGTGCTCACCATCGGGCTGGTGCGGCGCTGGGGCGAGGTCTTCCCGCGCTGGCTGCCCCGGCTGGGCGGCCGGCGGGTGCCGCCGCTGCTCGCCGTCGTTCCCGGCACTCTGGTGGCGATCGCGGTGACCGCCGGCAGCCTCGGCGAGCTGGCCAACTCCGATTTCTGGCAGATGGCGGGCGGGTTCAGCTCGGCCAACGCCCCGATGCTGCTCTGGCCGCTGTGGGGGCCGGCGCTCGGCGCCGCCACCCTGGCGTACCACCTGCGCCGCCGCGGGGCCTGCGCGAGCTGCCGGCGGCCCTGGCCGGGGCCGGTCGCCCGGGCGTGATCCGGGACTGGGCGTGCGGTCACCCGGTCGAGGCGGCGCTGGCCGGGTGACCGCTCCCCGCCGCCGTGGTGCCTTCCTTCGCGCGCTCTCGACCTGATGTCGCAAACGATTCACGGCCTCCTGCCCTGCCGGTCCTCGTCCGGGTGAACCGGGTGCGGTAGCCGGGGCGTCGCCGCCCGGGAGCGGGGTTGGATGCGGGTCATGGACGGCGTGGACGCCGGGGAGTTGCGGCGGGCGTACGAGGCGGTGCTCGCGGAGGTGGACGCGGGCGGGTTCGGCCCGCCCGGGGACGGCGAGCTGAGCGCCGAGCAGATCGTCGCGCACCTGGCGGCCAACGACGAGTTGATGAGCGAGGCGACGGAGGCGGTGCTGGCCGGTTCGCCGTTCGCGTACTACGACCTGGAGACCATCCACCGGCCGCAGCTCGACGCGCTGGTCTCCGAGTGCGGCGGGCTGGACGGGCTGGCCGCGCTGCTGCGCGCCACCAGCCAGAAGCTGTGCTTGCTCGCCGAACGGCTCGGCCCGGCCGCGGAGACCCCGGTCGACACCGTGCTGCGGGAGGGCTTCGACCTGGACGTGGACGAGTCACTGCCCTGGGGCCGGGCCCTGGACCTGCACACCCGCGTCCACCTGCCGATGCACCTGGCCCAACTGCGCGCCCTGCGCCGACAGCCCCACCTCGCCTGACGGCCCGGCGCCGGGCGGCGGCTCAGCGGGGCGGCGGAAGGTGTGGCGGTAGGCGGTGGGGGCGACGCCGACCCGGTGGTGGAAGTGCTGCCGCAGGGCGGCGGCGGTGCCGAAGCCGGCGTGGCGGGCGACCTGGTCGATGGTCAGGTCGGTGGTCTCCAGCAGCAGCCGGGCGTGATCGGTGCGCTGCTGGAGCAGCCACTGCGCCGGGCTGAGCCCGGTCTCGGAGCGGAAGTGCCGGGTGAAGGTGCGTACGCTCATCCGGGCGTGCGCGGCCAGGTCGCGCAGGGCGACCGGCTCGTGCAGCCGCTGCCGGGCCCACTCCCGGGTGGCCGCGGTGCCGGTGCCGGTCGCGCGGGGGACCGGGCGTTCGATGTACTGGGCCTGGCCGCCGTCCCGCCAGGGTGGCATGACGCAGCGCCGGGCGGACCGGTTGGCGACCGCGCTGCCGTGGTCGGTGCGGATGACGTGCAGGCAGAGGTCGATGCCGGCGGCCACCCCGGCCGAGGTGAGCACGCCGTCGTCGATGAAGAGCACGTCCGGGTCCAGTTCGACGCCGGGATGCAGCCGCCGGAACAGGTTCGCGAACGCCCAGTGGGTGGTGGCTCGGCGGCCGTCGAGCAGGCCGGCGGCGGCCAGTACGAAGGCGCCGGTGCAGATCGACATGATCCGGGCGCCCCGCTCGTGGGCGGCCCGCAGCGCGGCCGTGACGGCGGGGTCCACGGTTCCGTCGACCATCGGTGGGCCGTCGTGGATGCCGGGGACGATCACGGTGTCGGCGGTGCGGGTCAGCTCCAGGCCGTGCTCGGGCAGCACCTGGAAGCCGGCGGTGCTGCGTACCGGCCGCCGGCCCGGGGTGCACACGTCGACGGCGTACAGCGGCGTGAGGTCCTCGGTGCGGGCGGTGCCGAAGACCTGGGACGGGGTGCCGAGGTCGAGACCGACCACGTGGTCGGTGGCGAGGACCGCGATCCGGTGCGGGACGACAGCCATGGCCCGATTATTGCGTACGATGGCTTTCCGGCCACTCGTCGTGCCGCACGCCGCCTCCGAGACTCGGTGGGTGACTCGACACCGTCTCCACCCGGCCTGGATCGTCGCCGCCGTCGCCTTCGTCGCGCTGGTCGGCGCCGCCGGTTTCCGCGCCACGCCCAGCGTCCTGCTGCACCCCCTGCACGCCGAGTTCGGCTGGCCGCTCGCGACCATCTCCGCCGCCGTCTCGGTCAACCTGATGCTCTACGGGCTGACCGCACCGTTCGCCGCCGCGCTGATGGACCGGTTCGGCATCCGCCGGGTGGTGGCCGGCGCGCTGGTGCTGGTCGCCCTCGGCAGCGGGCTGACCGTCGCGATGACCGCGAGCTGGCAGCTGATCCTCTGCTGGGGCGTCCTGGTCGGGCTGGGCACCGGCTCGATGGCCCTCGCGTTCGTGGCGACCGTGACCGGGCGCTGGTTCGTCCGCCGCCGGGGCCTGGTCACCGGCGTGCTCACCGCGGGCGGGGCGGCCGGCCAGCTCGTCTTCCTTCCGCTGCTCGCCGTGCTGGTGCGCGACCACGGCTGGCGGATGGCGGCGCTGGTCGTTGCCGGGGCCGCGCTGGCGGTCGTACCCCTGGTGGTCTGGCTGCTGCGCGAGCACCCGGCGGATCTCGGTCTGCCGGCCTACGGCGCGACCGAGGTGGCGCCCCCGGCGCCGGCGGCGGGCGGGGCGGCGGCCCGGGCGGTCGGCGCGCTCACCGCCGCCGCGCGGACCCGGCCGTTCTGGCTGCTCGCCGGTGGCTTCGCGATCTGTGGCGCGACCACCAACGGTCTGGTCGGCACCCACTTCGTGCCGGCCGCCCACGACCACGGCATGCCGGAGACCACCGCCGCGGGGCTGCTCGCCCTGGTCGGCGTCTTCGACATCGTCGGTACGGTGGCCTCCGGCTGGCTCACCGACCGGATGGACAGCCGGCTGCTGCTCGGCGCCTACTACGCGCTGCGCGGCGCGTCACTGCTGGTGCTGCCCAGCCTCTTCGCCGGCACCACCGGGCCCAGCATGCTGGTCTTCATCGTCTTCTACGGCCTGGACTGGGTGGCCACCGTGCCGCCGACCGTGGCCCTGTGCCGGGAGCACTTCGGTGCGTCCGGTGCGGTGGTGTTCGGCTGGGTGTTCGCCGCCCACCAGGTCGGGGCGGCGGTGGCGGCGACCGGCGCCGGGCTGGTCCGCGATCAGCTCGGCGAGTACACCCTGGCCTGGTACGCGGCGGGCGTGTTGTCGATCGGCGCCGCCGGGCTCTCCCTGTTGCTGCTGCGCCGCCGCGACGGCGAGCCGCCGGTCGCGCTGCCCGTCGCGGTCGGCCGCCGGGCCTGGAGCTACCGGGGCTGAGCCGCCCGCCCGGCGGGCCGGGGTTGGCGGGTCAGCCGAGCGCCCACTGCTGTTCGGGTGCGCCGGTGCAGGGTGCCTGTTCGAGTGGGGCGCCGGGGTCGGTGCCGGCGCCGGCGACCTGCGCGCACTTGCCGCTGTGCACGGCGACCAGCAGCACCGGGCCGGTGCCGGCCGGGGCGAGCCGCCACTGCTGGTTGGGCTGCCCGTGGCAGGACCACTGCTGCACGGCCATGCCGTCGTCGGCGCTCTGCCCGTAGACGTCCAGGCACTTGCCGTTGGCCGCGTTGGTCAGGGTGAACGCGTCGCCGTCGACCGGGGTGGCCACCCACTGCTGCTCCGGGCCGCCGGTGCAGTCGGCCAGCACCGCCCGCGCGCCGTCGGGATTGTCGCCGGCCACCCCGACGCAGCGTCCGGACGGCACCCCACGGAGGACCGCGGGGCCACCCGCGGGGGGCGCGGCCGGGGGCGCGGTCGTCGGCGTCGCCTCGGTGGTGGGCGTCGCCTCCGAGCTGGGCGTCGCCTCGGTGGTGGGCGTCGCCTCCGAGCTGGGCTCGGCCGTGCTCGACTCGCTCGCCACGCTCGTCCCGGCCGCCGCCGGCTGGTCGCCGCCGCCGACGCGGAGCACGCCGCTGGCGAAGAACACCCCGAGGAGTACGCCGAACACGGCGACGCCCAGCGCGATCCGCATCAGCGGGTCCTGCGGCAGGCGCAGACGGAACCCACGGGTGGTGCCGTAGACGGTGCCGGGCGGGTCGGTGCGTGGCTCGGACATGGGGGCATCCTGACCCACAGCCACCGCCGATGGCCAGCCGCCGCGAGGGGACCGTGATTCAGGCGACGACCCGGACGTCCTTCCAGAACGCCACCCGGTCGCGGACCAGCTCCGCCTCGGGCTTCGGGTCCGGGTAGTACCAGACGGCGTCCGGGCTGGTCCGGCCCGCGTGTTCGAGCGTGTAGTACGACGCGGTGCCCTTCCACGGGCAGAACGTGTGCGTGGCCGAGTCCCGGATCAGGTCCTCGCGCAACGCGGTGCGGGGGAAGTAGTGGTTGCCCTCGACCACCACCGTGTCGTCGCTCTCCGCGACGATCAGGTCGTTCCAGACGGCTTTCGGCATGCCTCCACGCTATGCCCTCTCGCGACCGGCCGGGAGTGCCGGCAGCGCGCTCGCCGCCGGTCGGCTTCCGGTGGTCGTCGTGCCGCCGGGCCGTCGGGCGCCGAGTGGTGGGACCCGCGCCGAGGGTGAGGTGGCCGCGGTCACCGGTCGGCCGACCGGAGGACTCGAAATGGCCATGGTGGACAACGCGCCAAGGTGGCCGAGCAGGCGTAATGTGATCTCATGCGTGCACAGCGTGTGGATCATCGGGATGACCATGATCGGGCGGTGGACACGCTGCGGCGGTCGTACGCCGCGGTGCCCGCCGGTGAGCCGGTGCGGCTGGCCAAACGCACCTCGAACCTGTTCCGTCCGAGATCGACGTTGCGGGCCCCGGGGCTGGACGTGAGCGGCCTGACCGGCGTGCTCGACGTCGACCCGGCCGCCCGCACCGCCGACGTGCAGGGCATGTGCACCTATGAGGACCTGGTCGACGCCACCCTGCCGTACGGGCTGATGCCGCTGGTCGTGCCGCAGTTGCGCACGATCACCCTGGGTGGCGCGGTGACCGGGTTGGGCATCGAGTCCACCTCGTTCCGCAACGGGTTGCCGCACGAATCGGTGCGGGAGATGGACATCCTCACCGGGGCCGGCGAAATCGTCACCGCCCGACCCGAGGGGGAGCACGCCGACCTGTTCCGCGCCTTCCCCAACTCGCTGGGCAGCCTCGGCTACGCCACCCGGCTGCGCATCGAGCTCCAGCCGGTCCGCCGGCACATGGCCCTGCGCAACATCCGGTTCACCCGGTTGTCGGAGTTGACCGACGCGATCGGGGAGGTGGTCGCCAAGGGTTCCTGGGAGGGCGAGCCGGTCGACGCCATGGACGGGGTGATGTTCAGCCCCGGCGAGGCGTACCTGGTGCTCGGCACCTTCACCGACGAGGTCGCCGCGGCGCGGCCGAGCGACTACACCGGCCAGGACATCTACTACCGCTCGGTGCAGCGGCGCACCCGGGACGTGCTCACCACGTACGACTACCTGTGGCGGTGGGACACCGACTGGTTCTGGTGCTCGGCGGCGTTCGGCGTGCAGCACCCGGTGGTCCGCCGGCTCTGGCCGCAGCGCTACCGCCGCAGCGACTTCTACCACCGGATCGTCCGCTTCGAGCACCGGCACCAGGTGGCCGCCCGGGTCGACCGGTGGCGGGGCCGCCCGGCCCGGGAGCGGGTGGTGCAGGACGTCGAGATCCCGCTCGACGGCATGGCCGATTTCCTGCACTGGTTCGCCCGGGCGGTCCGGATGGCGCCGGTCTGGCTCTGCCCGCTGCGGCTGCGCGAGCCGGCCGGCCCCGGCTCCGCCCACGCCTGGCCGCTCTATCCGCTCGAACCAGGCGAGACGTATGTGAACATCGGCTTCTGGGGGACCGTGCCGATCGCGGAGGGCGCCGCCGACGGCGACGTCAACCGGGAGATCGAGCGCGCGGTGTCGGAGGCGGGCGGGCACAAGTCGCTCTATTCCGACGCGTACTACGACCGGGAGGCGTTCGACCGGCTCTACGGCGGGGAGACCTGGCGTGCCGTGAAGGACCGCTACGACCCGGACCACCGACTCACCGGACTTTACGAGAAGGCGGTAGCGCGAGCATGAGTCTGATCGACCGAGAACAGGGGGCGGCGAGCGTCCCGGCCGGCCCGCCGACGGGCGGCCGGCGTACCGGACCGACCGTGGCGGACGTGGTCCGAGCGGTCACCACCGGCGCTCTCCCCATCCGGATCACCGGGTACGACGGCAGCGCCGTCGGCCCGGCCGACGCCGGCATCACCCTGGACATCCGCACCGAGCGGGGGCTGTCCTACCTGCTCACCGCCCCCGGCGACCTGGGCATGGCCCGCGCCTACGTGAGCGGTGACCTGGGCCTGGACGGGGTGCACCCGGGCGACCCGTACGAGGCGTTCAAGGTGCTCAAGGACGAGCTGCACCTGCGGCTACCGTCGGTGGGAGAGGCGCTGGCCCTGGTGAGGGGGCTGGGCTGGGAGCGGCTGATGCCCCCGCCGCCGCCGCGGCAGGAGGCGGCGCCGCGCTGGCGGCGGGTGATGGACGGGCTGCGGCACTCCCGGTTGCGGGACAGCAACGCGATCTCCCACCACTACGACGTCTCGAACGCCTTCTACGAGAAGGTGCTCGGCCCGTCGATGACGTACACCTGCGCGGTGTTCCACAGCCCGGACGACACGTTGGAGCAGGCGCAGCGGGCCAAGTACGACCTGGTGGCCGGGAAACTGGCGCTCAAGCCGGGGATGCGGCTGCTCGACGTGGGCTGCGGCTGGGGCGGGATGGTCCGGCACGCGGCCCGGGAATACGGCGTCAAGGCGCTCGGCGTGACGCTGTCGCGGGCGCAGGCGGAGTGGGCGCAGGCGGCCATCGAGCGGGAGGGGCTGGGCGACCTGGCCGAGGTGCGCCACCTGGACTACCGGGACGCCCCTCGGGAGCAGTTCGACGCGGTCTCCTCGATCGGGCTGACCGAGCACATCGGGGTGCGCAACTATCCCGCGTACTTCGGGGCGCTGCGCAGCCGGCTCAAGCCGGGCGGTCGGCTGCTCAACCACTGCATCACCCGCGCGGACAACCGCGCCCCGCACCGCTCCGGCGCGTTCATCGATCGGTACGTCTTCCCCGACGGGGAGTTGGCCGGGCCGGGCCGGCTGATCAGCGAGATCCACGACGCCGGGCTGGAGGTGCACCACGAGGAGAACCTGCGCCAGCACTACGCGCTGACGCTGGCCGGCTGGTGCCGCAACCTGGTCGAGCACTGGGACTTCTGCGTCGGCGAGGTGGGCCTGGGCACCGCCCGGGTGTGGGGGCTCTACATGGCCGGCTCCCGGTTGGCGTTCGAACGCAACGACATCCAGTTGCACCAGGTCGTGGCCACCCAGAACGGCCCACAGGGCGTCAACGGTTACCCGCTGCGCCCTGACTGGACGCCCTGACCTCTCTTCGATCGACGAGAAGGCCGCGCGGTTCGCGCGGCCTTTTCGTCGTCCGGGCCGTTCCGGAAATTGCTCGGGTCGGCCGGTCAACCTTCCGGGCCCACCCGTCGTCCTTGGTGGCGACGAAAGGAGAGCCGGTGTGGCGGAAGCAACGCTTCGAGGGGTTGGACGTCCTCGTCGCGGAACGCGGCAGGGCCCTACTCGCGGCGGCGGTGCTGCTGACCGGTAGTCGGGCCGCCGGGGAGGACCTGGTGCAGGCGGCGCTGGAGCGGCTGATGCGGAACTGGAGCCGGGTGCACGGCGACAAGGAGGGATACCTGCGTCGCACGCTGTACCACCTGGCGGTCGACCGGTGGCGGCTGCGCCGGCGCCGGCCGGAGGTGCTGACCGAGGTCGAGCCGCTGGATCAGTCGGACGGCACCGAGGCGCTGCACCTGCGGCAGGCGCTCATCCAGGCGCTGGCCCTGCTGCCGCCCCGGCAGCGGGCCGTGCTGGTGCTGCGGTACTGGGAGCAGCGCAGCGAGGCGGAAGCCGCCGAGTTGCTCGGCTGCTCGGTCGGCACCGTCAAGTCGACCGCATCCCGGGGGCTGACCCGGCTACGCGAACTCACCGCCGACTGGGCGCTGGAAGGCGCAGGCATGAACGGAGCAGGAAGATGACCATTGACGTTGAGGATCAGTTGACGGCCGGGATGCGCGACGAGGTCGCCGGCCTGGCGTACACCCGGGACGTGCTGGGGGAGGCCACGCGCCGCCATCGGCGGCGCATCGTCCTACACCGCAGCGCGTACGCGGCCGGCGTGGTCGGGGTGGCCGGGGCGTTGGCCGCGGCATTGACCGTCGGTGCGGGCGCCCCCGGCTCACCCGGCTCGGTCGCCGAGCGGCCCGCGACCGCGACCAGCCCGGAGTCGCCGCAGATGCGGCTGGCCGCCGCCGCGGCGGCCAGCGAGAGCATCAGTTACCGGGTGAGGGTCACCACCACCAGCAAGGACAAGCTCCCACCGAAGGGCGGCCTGCCCGAGCCGGTGGCCAGGAGCTGGGTGACGAAGGGCGCGTTCGATCCGGTGACGGCCACCGGCTACCTGGAGTCGCCGAACACCGGGCTACGTCCGCCCATGTCGAATTTCTTCCTGGAGGAGCGCCTGGTTGATGGCGTTCGGTACCACGGCGGCCTGGACGGCACCGACCCCGACAGCGGAAGGATCGTGTGGTCCCGGACTCGGGAGGGCAGGCAGACGAGCTTGACCTTCGACGACGCGCTGGGCGGCACGCTGGGCGCCTCGACGGATCCGCAGCAGCTGTTCCGGATGTTGCGGTTGGCGGGCGCCGAGGTGACCCAGAACCCCGGCGGTGGCTACCACTTCGAGGTCACGGTGCAGGATTCCTCCCAGGGAGTTGCCGCCGACAGGCTGGTCGGTGACGTGACGATCGATGCGGACGGCCGGATCAAGACGGTGGCGTTCGACCGTACGGCGCGGTGGAACGCCAGGGGTCCGGAGTACACCTACCACCTGCACGTGCTGGTGGAGCTCTCCGACTACGGGCTGCCGGTGAAGGTTGAGGCGCCGGGCAACGCCGTCGTCATCGGCAAGTAGGGGGAAGGCCGCGCGAACCTGCGCGGCCTTTCGTCGAATCCATTGACAAAGAAACTTTGTACGTACAAACTGATTTTGTCATGAGAGACGTCCTGTACCTGGAAGAGCGCGAGCAGGCCGAGGTCCTGCTCAAGCCGCAGCGCATCGAGGTGCTGCGGCAACTCGCCGAGCCCCGCACCTGCACCGAGGTCGCGGCCCGGCTGGAGCAGACGCCGCAGCGCGTCTACTACCACGTCAAGCAACTGGTCGCGGCCGGGCTGGCCGAGCAGGTGTCCGAGCGGCGGGTGCGCGGCATCACCGAGGGCATCTACCAGGCCGTCGCCCGGTCGTACTGGCTCTCGCCCCGCCTCGTCGGGCGGATCGGCGGGGGACGCCGGGTGCGCGACGAGCTGAGCCTGGGCTACCTGCTCGACCTGATGGAGGAGGTGCAGGCCGACATCGCCGCGCTCGACCGGGCCGCGCCGGAGCTGCCCTCGATCGGGGTGTCCGGCGAGATCCGGGTGCCGGCCGAGCGCCGGCAGGAGTTCCTGCACGACCTGCAGTCGACGCTGCGGGACCTGTTCACGCGCTACGGGGGCGCCGAGGGGGACGCCTTCAAACTCGCCGTGGCGTGCTACCCGAAAGGTGATGACCATGAGTGACCTGTTGACCATCCGGGTCCGGCTGGCCGCCCCAGCGGAACGGGTGTGGCGCGCGTTGACCGACCCCGCCGAGCTGCGAATCTGGTTCGCCGAGCACGCCGAGGTCGAGCTGCCGCACCGGTACGCGTTCTGGGGCCGTTACACGCCGGAGGGCGACGCCCCGCACCAGCGGTTGCTGCACGCCGACGAGCGGAGCCTGCGCTTCGCCTGGATGCTCGGCGGCGTGGAGACCACCAGCGAGATCGAGGTGACGCCGGCCGGGGAGCACGCGGAGCTGACCCTGCGGCAGAGCCACTTCGTCTTCGCCGAGGCCCTCGACGGCAGCACCATCCGGGGCGTGCTCCAGACCTGGTGGAGCCTGGCGCTGGCCAACCTCAACGCCCACCTGGAGGGACGCCCGCTGCTGCCCCGCACCGACTTCACCTCCGCCGACCTGCGTGGCGAGTTGACCATCGACGCGCCGATGGAGCGGGTGTGGACCTCGCTGACCGACTCCGAGCAGGCCAGCGCCTGGTTCGGCTACCCGATCGGCATCGAGCCCTGGGCCGGTGGCCGATACGCCATGGGCGGCTTCGACGCCGGGTACGCGGCCAAGGTGATCGACCTGGAGCCGGGCCGCAAGATGTCCGTCGACTGGGGACCGACCGGCGTCACCACCTGGGAGCTGGCCGAGTCCGCCGGGAAGACCCGGCTGACCTTCGTGCAGAGCGGCTTCGACGAGACCAACCCGCCGTACGCGGCGTGGAGCGGGTCGGTCGCGGGTCTGTCCGAGCTGCGCCGCTTCCACGAGGTGCCGGACTGGCAGCCGATCTGGCTGGCCGAGGAGCTGCCGACCGTTAGTTAGGTCCCGCCGCGATGGGCGGAGCGGGATCAGGCGCGCTCAGCTCGGCGTCCCGGCGCAGTAGTGCGGGGTGCTGTGCTCCGGGTGTGGACGCGGGACCCACCGGCGGGCGACGGCTATCGTGGCGTGTCGTGACGGACACCGCGCAGCGCCTGGCCGAGATCCGGGGTGGCGTGCCGCCCCGGCGGCACAACGCCCGCACGATCGCCGCGTTGACCGGCAACCCGGGCTGCACCCGTCGGGCGGTGCTGGACAGCGCCGGGGTGGACAAGCCGAAGCTGGCCGAGCGGATCGGTTTCCCGGCCCGGTTCGGCCAGTCCCGCTTCGCCATCACCCGCGGCAACGCCTTCGAGGCACAGGTGAAGGCGGACGGCGGGGTGGAGCTGCTGCGGCTGGTCGCGGAGCGGCTGGGCGTACCGGTGCCGGCGGGGGCGACCTGGACGGACCTGGGCGGCGCGGAGGACCTGCCGGACCGGCAGGAGCGCTCCCGGGCCGCGTTGACCGGTGTCGGCGACGGGCCGGCGCTGTTCGACCATCCGCTGCTCGGCCTGGCGGTGGCCGGCCAGCGCGTGCACCTGGAACCGGACCTGGTCGCCGCCCGGCTCGGCGGCCGGTTCCACGTGGTGGAGATCAAGTCGTTCCCGGTGATCGACGGGCAGGCCGACCCGGCGAAGGTGTCCGCCGCCGCCATCCAGTCCGCCGTCTACGTGCTGGCGCTGCGCGAACTGCTGGCCGCCGAGGGGCACGACCCGGAACTGGTGTCGCACGAGGTGGTGCTGGTCTGCCCGCGTGACTTCGCCAACCAGCCGGTGGCCAGCCTGCTCGACGTACGCAAGCAGTTGCTGGTGCTGCGCCGTCAGCTCGACCGGATGGCCCGGATCGACGACCTGCTCGCCGACCTGCCGGCCGGCTTCACCGTCGACCCGACCGCCGAATCGGCGACCCTGACCGCCGCGCTGTCCACCGTGCCGGCCCGCTACGCCCCGGAGTGCCTGGCGGCCTGCGAGTTGGCGTACTTCTGCCGGCACGAGGCGCGCGGCCACACCGCCGCGCTGGGCCGACCGGTGCGGGAGGCGCTGGGCGGTATCGCCGAGATCGGGGAGGCGCTGGCGCTGGCCGACGGCGTCCGCGCCCCGGACCCGGAGCAGGCGGAGGCCGCCGCGCTGCTGCGCGCCGCCGCCCGGTTGCGCGCCGACGCCCTCGCCGGCAACCCCGCATGAGTACGCCCCGCCGGCCCGGCCGGCCCGTCCCGCCCCGGAGGTCCCGGTGAGCACGCTGCGCGCACTGGCCAAGGCACGGGCCGTCGCCGCCGGGGTGGCCCAGCCGGTGGCCACCGTACGGCACCTGCACCTGTCGGACCGGCCGCTGGTGCTGGTGCCCCTGGCGATGGCGGGCGAGGCGAACGCTCCGCTCGCCGCCATGGTCGGCGCCGCGCCCGACGAGGGGCGGCTGCTGTTCGTGCCGCAGCCCCGCAACCGCGACCAGCGGTTCGCGTTCGCCGCCGAGCTGGCCGAGATCGTGCTGCCCCACCTGGACTCCTTCCGTGGGGTCAGCGAGGCGGTGCCGGTCGATCGGGGCAGGGACGTGCGGTACCGGTACGTCGACGCGCCGCAACTGCTGGTGCCGAACCCGGCCGGGGTCACGTTCCTGCGGCTCTTCGGCCGATCCATCCGGTTCCGTCGCCCGGACGGCGAATATCCGGTGCACCCGTCGGTGCCGTTGCTCGGGCGGTGGCTGACCTTCTTTGCCGAGCGCGCCGAGTATCCGGGCTCGGCGGCGCTGGTGGCGATGACCGAGGCGTTGACCCTGCACTGGGCGACCGGGCAGAGCGCGGTGGAGGATCTGCACCTGCCGGCGCTGCTCGGCTGGATCGACCCGCCAGCCGGCTCGACCGGCGCGGAGGCGGCCGGCCGGGCCGAGGATCCGCGGCTCTGCCCGCCCGCCGGACCGGCCACCGACCCGGAGTTCGACAACCGCCGGCTGGCCGCGGCGATCGAGGCGTACGCGGGGACCGAGGACGACCCGGTCGCCCGCGCGGGCGCGTACGCGGAGTTGGAGCGGTTGCTGCGCGACCAGCTCGCGCCCACCTGGGAGCTGATGTGGCGCGGCGTGGGGTTGCTGCGCGCGCTGCCGCCCGGCGCCCGGGTGGCCGGCCGGTGGGACGGCGACAAGGACGCCTTCACCGGGTACGCCGAGCACGTCGACGCCGGGGGTGGACCGCAGCCACGCCGCGACGGTGCGGTGGCGGCGGCGGTACGGCTGCACCGGCTGGAGCGGGCCCTCACCTCGTACGCGGTGCAGCGCGCCTACGACGACCCGCTGGTGATGGCCGAGCACCGGCTGACCGGGGAGGCGTTCGTCGGCGACGTGACACTGGCCGACCCGAAGCGGGTGGACGACACCGGCAAACGGCCGGTGCTGCGCCCGCGGATCCAGGTGGTCACCACCGAGCCGGTGGCGGTGCCGGTCGGCGCGACCCTGTACTCACCGGCCCGGCCGGGGCAGAAGGCGAAGGTGGTCTTCCTGGTCCCGGGCTCGGACGGCAAGACCGAGGTGGTGCTGGAACTCTCCGGCGGGATGGGGCGCGGACTGACCGCGCCGCCGGGCACCGTGCCGGAGGTGGGCGAGCGGCTCTGCCTCACCACCCTGTCGGACGCGTACCTGCCGGCCGGGAACTTTCCCGCCGCCGAGGAGACCCCGTGGACCCACGGCGGTCCGCCGACCGCCGCCGCAGAGGCGCTCGCGGTCCCGGACGGTGACCTGGCGGACACCGGTGATCCGGCCGAGGAATGGTCCTGACCGGCGCGGCGTCCATGGTGGACACGGGACGCCTTGGACGGCGGGCGGCCATCGGCTCTGGCGGTGGTACCAGGCGGTAGTTAGGCTTGCGCCGTTCGCCGTCCGCAACCGGTCCTCATCGTCGAGGTGCGCGTCTGGGAGAGAGCCGGAGCAGATCGTTGTACCTCAGCAGATCGTGAG
This region includes:
- a CDS encoding SRPBCC family protein, whose amino-acid sequence is MSDLLTIRVRLAAPAERVWRALTDPAELRIWFAEHAEVELPHRYAFWGRYTPEGDAPHQRLLHADERSLRFAWMLGGVETTSEIEVTPAGEHAELTLRQSHFVFAEALDGSTIRGVLQTWWSLALANLNAHLEGRPLLPRTDFTSADLRGELTIDAPMERVWTSLTDSEQASAWFGYPIGIEPWAGGRYAMGGFDAGYAAKVIDLEPGRKMSVDWGPTGVTTWELAESAGKTRLTFVQSGFDETNPPYAAWSGSVAGLSELRRFHEVPDWQPIWLAEELPTVS
- a CDS encoding SigE family RNA polymerase sigma factor; its protein translation is MWRKQRFEGLDVLVAERGRALLAAAVLLTGSRAAGEDLVQAALERLMRNWSRVHGDKEGYLRRTLYHLAVDRWRLRRRRPEVLTEVEPLDQSDGTEALHLRQALIQALALLPPRQRAVLVLRYWEQRSEAEAAELLGCSVGTVKSTASRGLTRLRELTADWALEGAGMNGAGR
- a CDS encoding class I SAM-dependent methyltransferase, whose product is MSLIDREQGAASVPAGPPTGGRRTGPTVADVVRAVTTGALPIRITGYDGSAVGPADAGITLDIRTERGLSYLLTAPGDLGMARAYVSGDLGLDGVHPGDPYEAFKVLKDELHLRLPSVGEALALVRGLGWERLMPPPPPRQEAAPRWRRVMDGLRHSRLRDSNAISHHYDVSNAFYEKVLGPSMTYTCAVFHSPDDTLEQAQRAKYDLVAGKLALKPGMRLLDVGCGWGGMVRHAAREYGVKALGVTLSRAQAEWAQAAIEREGLGDLAEVRHLDYRDAPREQFDAVSSIGLTEHIGVRNYPAYFGALRSRLKPGGRLLNHCITRADNRAPHRSGAFIDRYVFPDGELAGPGRLISEIHDAGLEVHHEENLRQHYALTLAGWCRNLVEHWDFCVGEVGLGTARVWGLYMAGSRLAFERNDIQLHQVVATQNGPQGVNGYPLRPDWTP
- a CDS encoding winged helix-turn-helix domain-containing protein codes for the protein MRDVLYLEEREQAEVLLKPQRIEVLRQLAEPRTCTEVAARLEQTPQRVYYHVKQLVAAGLAEQVSERRVRGITEGIYQAVARSYWLSPRLVGRIGGGRRVRDELSLGYLLDLMEEVQADIAALDRAAPELPSIGVSGEIRVPAERRQEFLHDLQSTLRDLFTRYGGAEGDAFKLAVACYPKGDDHE